The Leptolyngbya sp. 'hensonii' genome includes the window AGGAGAAAATGCTAAAGGGTTAACCAGGAGTCATGCCAAAGGTTGCGGTGTCTGTCCATGCCATGCTGGGTCGAACTTCTGCTGGATAGACCGGGAAACCTTCGGATGGCCAGGGCAGGGAGTTTGGTGGGGAATGGACCCCCTCTCGATCGATCTCAACCCTAGACCCAATGGTGATGGCAAGATCTAAAAAAGGTATATTTACAATCAACGAAAAACCGGTGAACAGCAACGTCAGATCCTGCTGCTTTACCGAAACTTATTGGAGAACCAGTGCAAAGTCGGCTTCCTTCATGAAGACTTTACGGTTAGTCTCCGTAATTCCATCAGTCTCACGGCCTGAGCCTCCTAATTCTCCCTGAGCAGGAGGATAGGGAGGAGGCATCCTTACCGCATTAGGGTCGTTAGCTGATCTCTGATTTGCTGGAGTTGCGATCGGGTGTCTGGGGTTTGTAAATCGGACTGTTCGAGCAACCGATTCAGGATCACCAACATCTGCTGAAGGGCTTGGGAGGTTTTTCCCTTAAGAGTAGCAAGGCTCTGCTGGAGTTCTTTCTCGGTTTCGAGTTGCTGAATTGTTTGTTGCAGGTTTTTAATCACACTGTACATTTCAACGGGATCAAACACCCGCAGCAGACTGGTTTGAGTCAAAATCCCCATTTTTCGCCCCCAGTTCCAGGACACCACCAGACGCCCAACATGGCGTTTTTGCATCTCCTGTTGAGCCGTCCAGAGAGAATCCTCCGGGTTCAAGAGAAACAGGGGGGTACTCATTACTCTCTCGGCCATTGTATGACTCAGGTCAATTTGCAGGGCTTGAAACTGGACAATATCTCGTTCAGTTACAATCCCCACGGGACGGGAGTTATTCTCGTCGTCGAACTGGGTGATCACCACACAACTGACTCGCTGGGTGGCCATTAATTGGGCTACCTGCAAGACGGGAGTGCTCAGGGGAGCCTGCACAACCTGAGTCGTCATCACATCGGCTACCCGATATAGCCGCAGGAGGTTGGCCGGACGCAGGGCCTGCCGCAAGCTGGAGTGGGAAATCACCCCAATTACTCTTTCCGTGTCATCGACCACAGGCACATTGCGAATCCGATAGCGGCGAAACAAAAAGAGTACGGCAAAAATATCCTGGAGCGATCGCTGCGATACTGTAATCACGGGGTGGACCATAACTTTCGATACTTGGACCCCCGCAAAATTCATGCCTGTTGCCGTCCATCGCACCACATCCCGTTCAGTGAGGATACCTTTGAGTTGCCCGTCCTGAATTACCAGGACACAGCCAGCCTGTCTCTTGAAATTATCTGAGAGCGGATCGGAATGGGTTGACTGTTCTACTCCATCAAGGGTACAAGTCCGATGATGGGTCTGGCTAATCAGGGTAATCACATCCACCAGCAAGGTCTCAGGTGAAACGATAAGGGGCGTTCTCTCGATCGCAGCATTCAGGTCAGGAGCCCACCGCAACGGGCTATCCAGTTGGCTTGCTTCTGGTGGGAATGGGGGTGATTGTTCAGGCGCACCTTCGGACGGATGTAACAATTTTTCCTGTATACCCAGCTAAAAACAGGTGGTTTAACGTACTTTAGTGTAACATAGAGGGATGTTACGAAAAAAAAAAACAGACCTCTTCTTTGGCAAGCTTTAGCTCTGTATTTGGTTTCCCTGGGGTGTGCGGGAAACAGGATTCTTTGCTTTATGGATCAGACTCTGGTTCACACTTGGGCTCTGAGAGCCGAGCTGTTTTTCCATAGAGCCGATCAAGAACCCGTTTGACTGAGATCCGCTGCCACCCTTTCCCGCGTTTTGTTTGATATCCCTGTTGATTGAGCCAATCTGCAATTTTTTGCAAAGACTTGCCAGATTTATGATGACGACGAATCAATTCCACGACTTCGGCCTCGGCGGGGTCGTCCTTTAGTTCACCATCCACCGATCGTTGCCCGAATGCGGGTGAGCCATACCCGACATACCCTCCCCTAGCAGCTTTGGCCTGCCGCCCTAGCACCAGCCTTGCCCAGGCATCTTGTACATTGGGGATGTCTGAATGGTCTGCTGACATGACTCTTCTTGCTTTGGAAGCTGAGGCTAATGCTAATGATTTTAGCCCCAATTATCTGGTAGCGATAGGGATGCAATGGTTGCTTTCGGTGTACTGCGTGGGTCGGCAGGATGAAATCTTAAATGCTTTTGTAGCTCAGTCCCTGCCAGCCCGAATCACCCGATAACCTTATCCTTGTGATCTTCAACCTGCATGGAAATCTACAGAATTCGCCTTCTGAATCATCGAGATTTAGATATGACCATCCCTGTATCCCATGAAGCGGATATTCTGAGTGCGCTGAAAGCCCACGGAATGGAGTTGCCTGACAGCCTCTGTCATCAAGGGAACTGTTTATCCTGTATTGGGCAACTTCTAGCCGGTGACGTTAACCAGGCCACTTCTTCCTTCTATCCGGCACATAATGGCCCTGTAGCCACAAAGTTTATCCTGCTTTGTCGGGCGTTTCCCTGTTCAGATTGCACAATTAAGACCTATCTTTTGAACTGAGAGGACCCAGTTTCAGCATAAATTACTCGCTAATCTCTGCACCAGTCCTGGTAGTATCAGCGTGGATAGAGTCAGCAGTCCCAACCTTTGGTGATGTCAATTTAAATTTTTAATGGTGATTCCCATACCTGCTTGCCTCACAGATGTTGCATAATGCCCAGATTTAGCATGCTACACCTCTAATCAGGCACAGGATGAAAACTCATTTTGAATTGGTATGACTCTCCTGTATCCCCTTAATTTTTGCCGGACAAACCCATGACGACCTCTTCTTTTCCCATTGACCTCAGTGCTTACAAGCTCCTGACGCTTGATCCAACCCAGTCCACGCTCACCGCCGAGCAGCGGGAGGCCCTGAAAGCGAATATCCAGCTCTGCCGGGATGCGATCGTTTTCTTTACGGCTACTGGCGCTGCAAGAGGAGTTGGTGGTCATACGGGTGGTCCTTACGACACAGTGCCGGAAGTGATGATTCTAGATGCCTTCTTCCGGGGGGCAGCGGATCAGTTTGTCCCGATCTTCTTCGATGAGGCCGGACATCGGGTGGGGACCCAGTATCTGATGGCGACCTTACACGGTGAATTGCCTGCTGAAAATCTTCTGCGCTACCGGGAAGCCCACGCCCATCTCCCCGGCCACCCTGAACTGGGTCTGACCCCTGGCGTTAAGTTCAGTTCTGGTCGCCTGGGGCACATGTGGCCCTACGTGAATGGGGTAGCCCTGGCAAATCCCGGTAAAGTTGTCTTCTGTCTCGGTTCGGATGGCTCCCAACAGGAGGGCAACGATGCAGAAGCCGCCAGACTGGCGGTGGCTCAGCACATCAACGTGAAGCTGATCATTGACGACAACGATGTGACGATCGCGGGTCACCCCTCCAAGTACCTGGGCGGTTACACGGTGGCCAAAACCCTGGCGGGTCATGGTTTGAAGGTGCTGGAAGGG containing:
- a CDS encoding recombinase family protein; this encodes MSADHSDIPNVQDAWARLVLGRQAKAARGGYVGYGSPAFGQRSVDGELKDDPAEAEVVELIRRHHKSGKSLQKIADWLNQQGYQTKRGKGWQRISVKRVLDRLYGKTARLSEPKCEPESDP
- a CDS encoding 2Fe-2S iron-sulfur cluster-binding protein, whose protein sequence is MTIPVSHEADILSALKAHGMELPDSLCHQGNCLSCIGQLLAGDVNQATSSFYPAHNGPVATKFILLCRAFPCSDCTIKTYLLN
- a CDS encoding CBS domain-containing protein produces the protein MLHPSEGAPEQSPPFPPEASQLDSPLRWAPDLNAAIERTPLIVSPETLLVDVITLISQTHHRTCTLDGVEQSTHSDPLSDNFKRQAGCVLVIQDGQLKGILTERDVVRWTATGMNFAGVQVSKVMVHPVITVSQRSLQDIFAVLFLFRRYRIRNVPVVDDTERVIGVISHSSLRQALRPANLLRLYRVADVMTTQVVQAPLSTPVLQVAQLMATQRVSCVVITQFDDENNSRPVGIVTERDIVQFQALQIDLSHTMAERVMSTPLFLLNPEDSLWTAQQEMQKRHVGRLVVSWNWGRKMGILTQTSLLRVFDPVEMYSVIKNLQQTIQQLETEKELQQSLATLKGKTSQALQQMLVILNRLLEQSDLQTPDTRSQLQQIRDQLTTLMR